One genomic window of Osmia bicornis bicornis chromosome 3, iOsmBic2.1, whole genome shotgun sequence includes the following:
- the LOC114872660 gene encoding coiled-coil domain-containing protein 170 isoform X1, with protein MSRKEETDRDWERKRDGERDKVIVESREPKDTNEEDLQIFQSLCISSPRKIDHEEAMNHDLTTTLKSELAALEYKRDRLVSELQETKSLIRSRDQRIVELEVEVDQLREQAARQTAIVSSLKKRIQELEERERTLYATQGRNEITIQGLQRDLKYHEEKVRECDKKICQLEQTVSEEIQSKERARSNLQEFTRKLAHALNVEYRETVHPSPEMVIQKTEELVQETNRVRAKCNNLETQLSTIEMDLRSCRDALDRAVAEKDQLQRQTSSQAIDLDRFRQDKECLEMQYRVAERELNELRDKLVNANRSISNATGNLSNQEALICQLREDLRHREEKAHRVQNELRHLLESLAILVSGSNRYVESHENSIKDRIREILAENKDQALSIENLREKVNAATDSTNRQSELIDTTVTKMRNMEEERSSLESKVRKLESELTSCELSKESLLREKETFLTFLARLGKAMQMDEISEEMGLELQTESLLVRAEQLARLETDKLADKYSFNDYSSLPRIRRERSFHELPSMKETSVVYQLQRRVRTLREQLQRRDLHLDLLRRKLSLQEDSVRMKSLLQSERDEANLRVKKLSKQIDRLQLQLSEEKSRNRELSAQLTEAADYKIAALERSRKIEELQKRLVESEMLRTRCNRKLTMLKEQMRNVTESAEQERSINDHSLQLLRDELSQVKQNLSEVTKRESQLQSFRVSVVKLLSEPICTPDYELISRLQKMVAAHRDFTMLSRRYDEPLESSPSRCTRVCRCSIHPVHPPRSPGSRCTRYEDSGFVEPPNLRDIEEEFNKRPVRSSLLP; from the exons ATGTCCAGGAAGGAAGAGACAGACAGAGACTGGGAGCGGAAGAGGGATGGGGAGAGGGATAAGGTGATCGTGGAATCGCGAGAACCGAAGGATACTAACGAAGAAGATCTACAGATTTTCCAAAGTCTCTGCATATCGTCTCCTCGAAAG ATCGATCACGAGGAAGCCATGAATCACGATTTAACAACCACATTAAAGAGCGAGCTAGCGGCTCTCGAGTACAAGCGGGACCGTCTGGTGTCCGAG CTTCAAGAGACGAAGAGCCTGATTCGAAGTCGGGATCAACGAATCGTGGAATTGGAGGTAGAGGTCGATCAGCTTCGCGAGCAAGCAGCCAGGCAGACTGCGATCGTTTCCAGTTTAAAGAAACGTATACAG GAACTGGAAGAACGAGAGAGGACTCTCTACGCGACTCAAGGCAGAAACGAGATCACGATACAGGGTTTGCAGAGGGACTTGAAGTATCACGAGGAAAAGGTGCGAGAATGCGACAAGAAGATATGTCAGCTGGAGCAGACAGTGTCCGAAGAGATACAGTCGAAAGAGCGTGCTCGTTCAAACTTGCAG GAATTCACTCGAAAGCTGGCACACGCGTTGAACGTTGAGTACCGCGAAACCGTTCATCCAAGTCCGGAGATGGTAATCCAGAAGACGGAAGAGCTGGTTCAAGAGACGAATCGTGTTCGCGCGAAATGCAACAACCTCGAGACGCAGTTGTCGACGATCGAGATGGATCTCCGAAGTTGTCGAGATGCTTTGGACCGTGCGGTCGCGGAGAAGGATCAGCTTCAACGACAAACGTCCTCGCAAGCGATTGATCTGGACCGTTTCAGACAG GACAAGGAATGCCTTGAGATGCAGTACAGGGTGGCTGAAAGGGAGTTGAACGAGCTAAGGGATAAATTGGTGAACGCGAACAGGAGCATAAGCAACGCGACCGGAAACTTATCGAATCAAGAAGCGTTGATCTGTCAGTTACGAG AGGATTTGAGGCATCGGGAAGAAAAGGCGCACCGCGTGCAAAACGAACTTCGTCATCTGTTGGAATCTTTAGCGATACTCGTCAGCGGATCGAACAGATACGTCGAGTCACACGAGAATTCTATCAAGGATCGCATCAGAGAAATTCTGGCCGAGAACAAGGATCAAGCTCTA AGCATTGAAAATCTTCGAGAAAAGGTAAACGCGGCGACAGATTCGACTAATCGACAGAGCGAACTGATCGACACAACCGTAACCAAGATGCGAAATATGGAGGAGGAACGTTCGAGTCTGGAGAGCAAGGTTCGCAAGCTGGAATCCGAGCTGACCAGTTGCGAGTTGTCGAAGGAGTCTCTGCTTAGGGAGAAGGAAACG TTTCTTACGTTTTTAGCGAGGCTCGGGAAAGCGATGCAAATGGACGAGATCTCGGAAGAAATGGGCCTCGAACTACAAACGGAGTCGCTTCTGGTGCGAGCCGAACAACTGGCCAGGTTGGAAACCGACAAACTGGCGGACAAG TATTCGTTCAACGACTACTCCAGCTTACCGAGGATTCGACGCGAGCGATCTTTCCATGAGCTTCCTTCTATGAAAGAA ACTTCGGTGGTGTATCAACTGCAACGCCGCGTAAGAACGCTACGGGAACAATTGCAGCGCAGGGATCTTCATCTAGATCTTCTTCGTAGAAAGTTGTCGCTTCAAGAAGACAGCGTCAGAATGAAATCGTTATTGCAAAGCGAGAGAGACGAAGCTAATCTTCG GGTGAAGAAACTGTCGAAGCAAATTGACCGGTTGCAGCTTCAACTTTCGGAGGAGAAATCGCGAAATCGCGAACTAAGCGCTCAATTGACGGAAGCAGCGGATTATAAG ATAGCCGCTTTGGAGCGCAGTCGAAAGATAGAGGAGCTTCAGAAGCGTCTGGTGGAGAGCGAGATGCTGAGAACTCGATGCAACCGGAAGTTAACGATGTTGAAGGAACAGATGAGAAATGTGACCGAGAGTGCCGAACAAGAGAGGTCTATAAACGATCATTCGTTGCAACTTCTTAGAGACGAGCTATCTCAGGTCAAGCAGAATCTGTCCGAGGTTACCAAAAGGGAGTCTCAA TTGCAAAGCTTCCGTGTCTCCGTGGTGAAACTATTGTCAGAGCCAATCTGCACGCCCGATTACGAGCTAATTTCACGGCTACAGAAAATGGTTGCCGCGCATCGGGACTTTACGATGCTTTCGCGAAGATACGACGAACCCTTGGAAAGCAGCCCCTCCAGATGCACCAG GGTTTGTCGTTGCAGCATACATCCAGTGCATCCTCCTAGATCACCTGGTTCACGGTGTACTCGATACGAGGACAGTGGATTCGTGGAACCGCCGAATCTTCGAGACATCGAGGAGGAATTTAATAAACGACCAGTTCGAAGCAGCCTTCTACCGTGA
- the LOC114872660 gene encoding coiled-coil domain-containing protein 170 isoform X4, translating to MNHDLTTTLKSELAALEYKRDRLVSELQETKSLIRSRDQRIVELEVEVDQLREQAARQTAIVSSLKKRIQELEERERTLYATQGRNEITIQGLQRDLKYHEEKVRECDKKICQLEQTVSEEIQSKERARSNLQEFTRKLAHALNVEYRETVHPSPEMVIQKTEELVQETNRVRAKCNNLETQLSTIEMDLRSCRDALDRAVAEKDQLQRQTSSQAIDLDRFRQDKECLEMQYRVAERELNELRDKLVNANRSISNATGNLSNQEALICQLREDLRHREEKAHRVQNELRHLLESLAILVSGSNRYVESHENSIKDRIREILAENKDQALSIENLREKVNAATDSTNRQSELIDTTVTKMRNMEEERSSLESKVRKLESELTSCELSKESLLREKETFLTFLARLGKAMQMDEISEEMGLELQTESLLVRAEQLARLETDKLADKYSFNDYSSLPRIRRERSFHELPSMKETSVVYQLQRRVRTLREQLQRRDLHLDLLRRKLSLQEDSVRMKSLLQSERDEANLRVKKLSKQIDRLQLQLSEEKSRNRELSAQLTEAADYKIAALERSRKIEELQKRLVESEMLRTRCNRKLTMLKEQMRNVTESAEQERSINDHSLQLLRDELSQVKQNLSEVTKRESQLQSFRVSVVKLLSEPICTPDYELISRLQKMVAAHRDFTMLSRRYDEPLESSPSRCTRVCRCSIHPVHPPRSPGSRCTRYEDSGFVEPPNLRDIEEEFNKRPVRSSLLP from the exons ATGAATCACGATTTAACAACCACATTAAAGAGCGAGCTAGCGGCTCTCGAGTACAAGCGGGACCGTCTGGTGTCCGAG CTTCAAGAGACGAAGAGCCTGATTCGAAGTCGGGATCAACGAATCGTGGAATTGGAGGTAGAGGTCGATCAGCTTCGCGAGCAAGCAGCCAGGCAGACTGCGATCGTTTCCAGTTTAAAGAAACGTATACAG GAACTGGAAGAACGAGAGAGGACTCTCTACGCGACTCAAGGCAGAAACGAGATCACGATACAGGGTTTGCAGAGGGACTTGAAGTATCACGAGGAAAAGGTGCGAGAATGCGACAAGAAGATATGTCAGCTGGAGCAGACAGTGTCCGAAGAGATACAGTCGAAAGAGCGTGCTCGTTCAAACTTGCAG GAATTCACTCGAAAGCTGGCACACGCGTTGAACGTTGAGTACCGCGAAACCGTTCATCCAAGTCCGGAGATGGTAATCCAGAAGACGGAAGAGCTGGTTCAAGAGACGAATCGTGTTCGCGCGAAATGCAACAACCTCGAGACGCAGTTGTCGACGATCGAGATGGATCTCCGAAGTTGTCGAGATGCTTTGGACCGTGCGGTCGCGGAGAAGGATCAGCTTCAACGACAAACGTCCTCGCAAGCGATTGATCTGGACCGTTTCAGACAG GACAAGGAATGCCTTGAGATGCAGTACAGGGTGGCTGAAAGGGAGTTGAACGAGCTAAGGGATAAATTGGTGAACGCGAACAGGAGCATAAGCAACGCGACCGGAAACTTATCGAATCAAGAAGCGTTGATCTGTCAGTTACGAG AGGATTTGAGGCATCGGGAAGAAAAGGCGCACCGCGTGCAAAACGAACTTCGTCATCTGTTGGAATCTTTAGCGATACTCGTCAGCGGATCGAACAGATACGTCGAGTCACACGAGAATTCTATCAAGGATCGCATCAGAGAAATTCTGGCCGAGAACAAGGATCAAGCTCTA AGCATTGAAAATCTTCGAGAAAAGGTAAACGCGGCGACAGATTCGACTAATCGACAGAGCGAACTGATCGACACAACCGTAACCAAGATGCGAAATATGGAGGAGGAACGTTCGAGTCTGGAGAGCAAGGTTCGCAAGCTGGAATCCGAGCTGACCAGTTGCGAGTTGTCGAAGGAGTCTCTGCTTAGGGAGAAGGAAACG TTTCTTACGTTTTTAGCGAGGCTCGGGAAAGCGATGCAAATGGACGAGATCTCGGAAGAAATGGGCCTCGAACTACAAACGGAGTCGCTTCTGGTGCGAGCCGAACAACTGGCCAGGTTGGAAACCGACAAACTGGCGGACAAG TATTCGTTCAACGACTACTCCAGCTTACCGAGGATTCGACGCGAGCGATCTTTCCATGAGCTTCCTTCTATGAAAGAA ACTTCGGTGGTGTATCAACTGCAACGCCGCGTAAGAACGCTACGGGAACAATTGCAGCGCAGGGATCTTCATCTAGATCTTCTTCGTAGAAAGTTGTCGCTTCAAGAAGACAGCGTCAGAATGAAATCGTTATTGCAAAGCGAGAGAGACGAAGCTAATCTTCG GGTGAAGAAACTGTCGAAGCAAATTGACCGGTTGCAGCTTCAACTTTCGGAGGAGAAATCGCGAAATCGCGAACTAAGCGCTCAATTGACGGAAGCAGCGGATTATAAG ATAGCCGCTTTGGAGCGCAGTCGAAAGATAGAGGAGCTTCAGAAGCGTCTGGTGGAGAGCGAGATGCTGAGAACTCGATGCAACCGGAAGTTAACGATGTTGAAGGAACAGATGAGAAATGTGACCGAGAGTGCCGAACAAGAGAGGTCTATAAACGATCATTCGTTGCAACTTCTTAGAGACGAGCTATCTCAGGTCAAGCAGAATCTGTCCGAGGTTACCAAAAGGGAGTCTCAA TTGCAAAGCTTCCGTGTCTCCGTGGTGAAACTATTGTCAGAGCCAATCTGCACGCCCGATTACGAGCTAATTTCACGGCTACAGAAAATGGTTGCCGCGCATCGGGACTTTACGATGCTTTCGCGAAGATACGACGAACCCTTGGAAAGCAGCCCCTCCAGATGCACCAG GGTTTGTCGTTGCAGCATACATCCAGTGCATCCTCCTAGATCACCTGGTTCACGGTGTACTCGATACGAGGACAGTGGATTCGTGGAACCGCCGAATCTTCGAGACATCGAGGAGGAATTTAATAAACGACCAGTTCGAAGCAGCCTTCTACCGTGA
- the LOC114872660 gene encoding coiled-coil domain-containing protein 170 isoform X3 — translation MSRKEETDRDWERKRDGERDKVIVESREPKDTNEEDLQIFQSLCISSPRKIDHEEAMNHDLTTTLKSELAALEYKRDRLVSELQETKSLIRSRDQRIVELEVEVDQLREQAARQTAIVSSLKKRIQELEERERTLYATQGRNEITIQGLQRDLKYHEEKVRECDKKICQLEQTVSEEIQSKERARSNLQEFTRKLAHALNVEYRETVHPSPEMVIQKTEELVQETNRVRAKCNNLETQLSTIEMDLRSCRDALDRAVAEKDQLQRQTSSQAIDLDRFRQDKECLEMQYRVAERELNELRDKLVNANRSISNATGNLSNQEALICQLREDLRHREEKAHRVQNELRHLLESLAILVSGSNRYVESHENSIKDRIREILAENKDQALSIENLREKVNAATDSTNRQSELIDTTVTKMRNMEEERSSLESKVRKLESELTSCELSKESLLREKETFLTFLARLGKAMQMDEISEEMGLELQTESLLVRAEQLARLETDKLADKTSVVYQLQRRVRTLREQLQRRDLHLDLLRRKLSLQEDSVRMKSLLQSERDEANLRVKKLSKQIDRLQLQLSEEKSRNRELSAQLTEAADYKIAALERSRKIEELQKRLVESEMLRTRCNRKLTMLKEQMRNVTESAEQERSINDHSLQLLRDELSQVKQNLSEVTKRESQLQSFRVSVVKLLSEPICTPDYELISRLQKMVAAHRDFTMLSRRYDEPLESSPSRCTRVCRCSIHPVHPPRSPGSRCTRYEDSGFVEPPNLRDIEEEFNKRPVRSSLLP, via the exons ATGTCCAGGAAGGAAGAGACAGACAGAGACTGGGAGCGGAAGAGGGATGGGGAGAGGGATAAGGTGATCGTGGAATCGCGAGAACCGAAGGATACTAACGAAGAAGATCTACAGATTTTCCAAAGTCTCTGCATATCGTCTCCTCGAAAG ATCGATCACGAGGAAGCCATGAATCACGATTTAACAACCACATTAAAGAGCGAGCTAGCGGCTCTCGAGTACAAGCGGGACCGTCTGGTGTCCGAG CTTCAAGAGACGAAGAGCCTGATTCGAAGTCGGGATCAACGAATCGTGGAATTGGAGGTAGAGGTCGATCAGCTTCGCGAGCAAGCAGCCAGGCAGACTGCGATCGTTTCCAGTTTAAAGAAACGTATACAG GAACTGGAAGAACGAGAGAGGACTCTCTACGCGACTCAAGGCAGAAACGAGATCACGATACAGGGTTTGCAGAGGGACTTGAAGTATCACGAGGAAAAGGTGCGAGAATGCGACAAGAAGATATGTCAGCTGGAGCAGACAGTGTCCGAAGAGATACAGTCGAAAGAGCGTGCTCGTTCAAACTTGCAG GAATTCACTCGAAAGCTGGCACACGCGTTGAACGTTGAGTACCGCGAAACCGTTCATCCAAGTCCGGAGATGGTAATCCAGAAGACGGAAGAGCTGGTTCAAGAGACGAATCGTGTTCGCGCGAAATGCAACAACCTCGAGACGCAGTTGTCGACGATCGAGATGGATCTCCGAAGTTGTCGAGATGCTTTGGACCGTGCGGTCGCGGAGAAGGATCAGCTTCAACGACAAACGTCCTCGCAAGCGATTGATCTGGACCGTTTCAGACAG GACAAGGAATGCCTTGAGATGCAGTACAGGGTGGCTGAAAGGGAGTTGAACGAGCTAAGGGATAAATTGGTGAACGCGAACAGGAGCATAAGCAACGCGACCGGAAACTTATCGAATCAAGAAGCGTTGATCTGTCAGTTACGAG AGGATTTGAGGCATCGGGAAGAAAAGGCGCACCGCGTGCAAAACGAACTTCGTCATCTGTTGGAATCTTTAGCGATACTCGTCAGCGGATCGAACAGATACGTCGAGTCACACGAGAATTCTATCAAGGATCGCATCAGAGAAATTCTGGCCGAGAACAAGGATCAAGCTCTA AGCATTGAAAATCTTCGAGAAAAGGTAAACGCGGCGACAGATTCGACTAATCGACAGAGCGAACTGATCGACACAACCGTAACCAAGATGCGAAATATGGAGGAGGAACGTTCGAGTCTGGAGAGCAAGGTTCGCAAGCTGGAATCCGAGCTGACCAGTTGCGAGTTGTCGAAGGAGTCTCTGCTTAGGGAGAAGGAAACG TTTCTTACGTTTTTAGCGAGGCTCGGGAAAGCGATGCAAATGGACGAGATCTCGGAAGAAATGGGCCTCGAACTACAAACGGAGTCGCTTCTGGTGCGAGCCGAACAACTGGCCAGGTTGGAAACCGACAAACTGGCGGACAAG ACTTCGGTGGTGTATCAACTGCAACGCCGCGTAAGAACGCTACGGGAACAATTGCAGCGCAGGGATCTTCATCTAGATCTTCTTCGTAGAAAGTTGTCGCTTCAAGAAGACAGCGTCAGAATGAAATCGTTATTGCAAAGCGAGAGAGACGAAGCTAATCTTCG GGTGAAGAAACTGTCGAAGCAAATTGACCGGTTGCAGCTTCAACTTTCGGAGGAGAAATCGCGAAATCGCGAACTAAGCGCTCAATTGACGGAAGCAGCGGATTATAAG ATAGCCGCTTTGGAGCGCAGTCGAAAGATAGAGGAGCTTCAGAAGCGTCTGGTGGAGAGCGAGATGCTGAGAACTCGATGCAACCGGAAGTTAACGATGTTGAAGGAACAGATGAGAAATGTGACCGAGAGTGCCGAACAAGAGAGGTCTATAAACGATCATTCGTTGCAACTTCTTAGAGACGAGCTATCTCAGGTCAAGCAGAATCTGTCCGAGGTTACCAAAAGGGAGTCTCAA TTGCAAAGCTTCCGTGTCTCCGTGGTGAAACTATTGTCAGAGCCAATCTGCACGCCCGATTACGAGCTAATTTCACGGCTACAGAAAATGGTTGCCGCGCATCGGGACTTTACGATGCTTTCGCGAAGATACGACGAACCCTTGGAAAGCAGCCCCTCCAGATGCACCAG GGTTTGTCGTTGCAGCATACATCCAGTGCATCCTCCTAGATCACCTGGTTCACGGTGTACTCGATACGAGGACAGTGGATTCGTGGAACCGCCGAATCTTCGAGACATCGAGGAGGAATTTAATAAACGACCAGTTCGAAGCAGCCTTCTACCGTGA
- the LOC114872646 gene encoding mucin-2-like, which produces MREYRLLAILAILGLAVIQPGNGLKCYVCYGEDCKNLNQDMVADCPALPIIPTENPEVTTSGTTAAPPEVTTNGTTGTPPVVTTNGTTLTPPVVTTNGTTVTPPVVTTNGTTGAPPEVTTNGTTGAPPEVTTNGTTGAPPEVTTNGTTGAPPEVTTNGTTGAPPEVTTNGTTGAPPEVTTNGTTGAPPEVTTNGTTGAPPEVTTNGTTGAPPEVSTNETTKVPPETLNVAVRTERKRRSVIGRFPLVQPLDENQAIWQCFVINRGENNEVRGCAHKNFTVCTDDVKGCSVCDSDECNSATSQVAFTFMVLSSLVALILMR; this is translated from the exons ATGAGGGAGTACAGGCTTCTCGCCATACTGGCTATCTTAGGTCTTGCTGTTATACAACCAG GAAATGGTTTAAAATGTTACGTTTGCTATGGAGAGGATTGTAAAAATCTGAACCAGGATATGGTAGCAGATTGTCCTGCGCTCCCCATTATACCTACCGAAAATCCAGAAGTTACAACTAGCGGAACAACGGCAGCACCTCCAGAAGTTACAACTAACGGAACAACGGGAACACCTCCAGTAGTTACAACTAACGGAACAACGTTAACACCTCCAGTAGTTACAACTAACGGAACAACGGTAACACCTCCAGTAGTTACAACTAACGGAACAACGGGAGCACCTCCAGAAGTTACAACTAACGGAACAACGGGAGCACCTCCAGAAGTTACAACTAACGGAACAACGGGAGCACCTCCAGAAGTTACAACTAACGGAACAACGGGAGCACCTCCAGAAGTTACAACTAACGGAACAACGGGAGCACCTCCAGAAGTTACAACTAACGGAACAACGGGAGCACCTCCAGAAGTTACAACTAACGGAACAACGGGAGCACCTCCAGAAGTTACAACTAACGGAACAACGGGAGCACCTCCAGAAGTTACAACTAACGGAACAACGGGAGCACCTCCAGAAGTTTCAACTAACGAAACAACGAAAGTGCCGCCAGAAACATTGAACG tTGCTGTTAGAACTGAGAGAAAACGTAGAAGCGTAATCGGTCGTTTTCCGTTAGTACAGCCGTTGGATGAAAACCAAGCGATATGGCAATGCTTCGTTATAA ATCGGGGGGAAAACAACGAAGTCAGAGGGTGCGCTCACAAAAACTTCACAGTTTGCACTGACGACGTAAAAGGATGTTCAGTTTGTGATTCAGATGAATGCAATTCGGCGACTTCGCAGGTTGCATTTACGTTTATGGTTCTATCTTCGCTAGTAGCTTTAATTCTAATGAGATAA
- the LOC114872660 gene encoding coiled-coil domain-containing protein 170 isoform X2 — protein sequence MSRKEETDRDWERKRDGERDKVIVESREPKDTNEEDLQIFQSLCISSPRKIDHEEAMNHDLTTTLKSELAALEYKRDRLVSELQETKSLIRSRDQRIVELEVEVDQLREQAARQTAIVSSLKKRIQELEERERTLYATQGRNEITIQGLQRDLKYHEEKVRECDKKICQLEQTVSEEIQSKERARSNLQEFTRKLAHALNVEYRETVHPSPEMVIQKTEELVQETNRVRAKCNNLETQLSTIEMDLRSCRDALDRAVAEKDQLQRQTSSQAIDLDRFRQDKECLEMQYRVAERELNELRDKLVNANRSISNATGNLSNQEALICQLREDLRHREEKAHRVQNELRHLLESLAILVSGSNRYVESHENSIKDRIREILAENKDQALSIENLREKVNAATDSTNRQSELIDTTVTKMRNMEEERSSLESKVRKLESELTSCELSKESLLREKETFLTFLARLGKAMQMDEISEEMGLELQTESLLVRAEQLARLETDKLADKYSFNDYSSLPRIRRERSFHELPSMKETSVVYQLQRRVRTLREQLQRRDLHLDLLRRKLSLQEDSVRMKSLLQSERDEANLRVKKLSKQIDRLQLQLSEEKSRNRELSAQLTEAADYKIAALERSRKIEELQKRLVESEMLRTRCNRKLTMLKEQMRNVTESAEQERSINDHSLQLLRDELSQVKQNLSEVTKRESQLQSFRVSVVKLLSEPICTPDYELISRLQKMVAAHRDFTMLSRRYDEPLESSPSRCTSIHPVHPPRSPGSRCTRYEDSGFVEPPNLRDIEEEFNKRPVRSSLLP from the exons ATGTCCAGGAAGGAAGAGACAGACAGAGACTGGGAGCGGAAGAGGGATGGGGAGAGGGATAAGGTGATCGTGGAATCGCGAGAACCGAAGGATACTAACGAAGAAGATCTACAGATTTTCCAAAGTCTCTGCATATCGTCTCCTCGAAAG ATCGATCACGAGGAAGCCATGAATCACGATTTAACAACCACATTAAAGAGCGAGCTAGCGGCTCTCGAGTACAAGCGGGACCGTCTGGTGTCCGAG CTTCAAGAGACGAAGAGCCTGATTCGAAGTCGGGATCAACGAATCGTGGAATTGGAGGTAGAGGTCGATCAGCTTCGCGAGCAAGCAGCCAGGCAGACTGCGATCGTTTCCAGTTTAAAGAAACGTATACAG GAACTGGAAGAACGAGAGAGGACTCTCTACGCGACTCAAGGCAGAAACGAGATCACGATACAGGGTTTGCAGAGGGACTTGAAGTATCACGAGGAAAAGGTGCGAGAATGCGACAAGAAGATATGTCAGCTGGAGCAGACAGTGTCCGAAGAGATACAGTCGAAAGAGCGTGCTCGTTCAAACTTGCAG GAATTCACTCGAAAGCTGGCACACGCGTTGAACGTTGAGTACCGCGAAACCGTTCATCCAAGTCCGGAGATGGTAATCCAGAAGACGGAAGAGCTGGTTCAAGAGACGAATCGTGTTCGCGCGAAATGCAACAACCTCGAGACGCAGTTGTCGACGATCGAGATGGATCTCCGAAGTTGTCGAGATGCTTTGGACCGTGCGGTCGCGGAGAAGGATCAGCTTCAACGACAAACGTCCTCGCAAGCGATTGATCTGGACCGTTTCAGACAG GACAAGGAATGCCTTGAGATGCAGTACAGGGTGGCTGAAAGGGAGTTGAACGAGCTAAGGGATAAATTGGTGAACGCGAACAGGAGCATAAGCAACGCGACCGGAAACTTATCGAATCAAGAAGCGTTGATCTGTCAGTTACGAG AGGATTTGAGGCATCGGGAAGAAAAGGCGCACCGCGTGCAAAACGAACTTCGTCATCTGTTGGAATCTTTAGCGATACTCGTCAGCGGATCGAACAGATACGTCGAGTCACACGAGAATTCTATCAAGGATCGCATCAGAGAAATTCTGGCCGAGAACAAGGATCAAGCTCTA AGCATTGAAAATCTTCGAGAAAAGGTAAACGCGGCGACAGATTCGACTAATCGACAGAGCGAACTGATCGACACAACCGTAACCAAGATGCGAAATATGGAGGAGGAACGTTCGAGTCTGGAGAGCAAGGTTCGCAAGCTGGAATCCGAGCTGACCAGTTGCGAGTTGTCGAAGGAGTCTCTGCTTAGGGAGAAGGAAACG TTTCTTACGTTTTTAGCGAGGCTCGGGAAAGCGATGCAAATGGACGAGATCTCGGAAGAAATGGGCCTCGAACTACAAACGGAGTCGCTTCTGGTGCGAGCCGAACAACTGGCCAGGTTGGAAACCGACAAACTGGCGGACAAG TATTCGTTCAACGACTACTCCAGCTTACCGAGGATTCGACGCGAGCGATCTTTCCATGAGCTTCCTTCTATGAAAGAA ACTTCGGTGGTGTATCAACTGCAACGCCGCGTAAGAACGCTACGGGAACAATTGCAGCGCAGGGATCTTCATCTAGATCTTCTTCGTAGAAAGTTGTCGCTTCAAGAAGACAGCGTCAGAATGAAATCGTTATTGCAAAGCGAGAGAGACGAAGCTAATCTTCG GGTGAAGAAACTGTCGAAGCAAATTGACCGGTTGCAGCTTCAACTTTCGGAGGAGAAATCGCGAAATCGCGAACTAAGCGCTCAATTGACGGAAGCAGCGGATTATAAG ATAGCCGCTTTGGAGCGCAGTCGAAAGATAGAGGAGCTTCAGAAGCGTCTGGTGGAGAGCGAGATGCTGAGAACTCGATGCAACCGGAAGTTAACGATGTTGAAGGAACAGATGAGAAATGTGACCGAGAGTGCCGAACAAGAGAGGTCTATAAACGATCATTCGTTGCAACTTCTTAGAGACGAGCTATCTCAGGTCAAGCAGAATCTGTCCGAGGTTACCAAAAGGGAGTCTCAA TTGCAAAGCTTCCGTGTCTCCGTGGTGAAACTATTGTCAGAGCCAATCTGCACGCCCGATTACGAGCTAATTTCACGGCTACAGAAAATGGTTGCCGCGCATCGGGACTTTACGATGCTTTCGCGAAGATACGACGAACCCTTGGAAAGCAGCCCCTCCAGATGCACCAG CATACATCCAGTGCATCCTCCTAGATCACCTGGTTCACGGTGTACTCGATACGAGGACAGTGGATTCGTGGAACCGCCGAATCTTCGAGACATCGAGGAGGAATTTAATAAACGACCAGTTCGAAGCAGCCTTCTACCGTGA